A single region of the Sphaeramia orbicularis chromosome 6, fSphaOr1.1, whole genome shotgun sequence genome encodes:
- the sema4ba gene encoding sema domain, immunoglobulin domain (Ig), transmembrane domain (TM) and short cytoplasmic domain, (semaphorin) 4Ba, with protein sequence MWTMSMAWLCVLAYTALLVGCIHSTATESDVTPRLTFPYNAKERTTRSFSVDGVFNFTSLLLSKEDNKLYVGARETLFALNLSDISAVKLQRNLTWSTPDRKRDECSFKGKDLKTDCFNYIKILLRMNSTHLYVCGTYAFSPICAYINTVDFSLVKSDNGEIVTEDGRSRCPFNPEYKSTAIMADGELYAGTVSNFQGNEPIIYKTLSQGTALKTENSLNWLQDPAFVGSAYIQESLPKGNLVGDDDKIYFFFSEAGKEFDFFDNTIVSRIARVCKGDMGGERVLQKKWTTFLKAQLLCSLPDDGFPFNIIQDMFVLTPSPEDWKNTVFYGVFTSQWYKGASGSSAVCSFTMDQVEKAFNGRYREVNRETQQWYTYNHQVPEPRPGACINNAAREEGISSSLHMPDKVLNFVKDHFLMDNVIRSQPLLLKRNVRYTQIAVHRVQAAKKAYNVLFIGTDDGRLHKAINVKNKMHIIEEMVLFRDAQPVQHIELDSEKGRLYVSSFSELVEVPVANCSNYQSCGECILSRDPYCAWNGRQCVDIRQSPSSKMQQDVDEADTLAICNKTVPSPRFAKPPPTRMSSCQVIIIPANTFKVLPCKLRSNLAERKWEFSESAGHFHYPSPEGGLVVVAQADRQETYECWSVEEGFRQLLANYCVRGEAKQESTTLTGRSHTPQISQEEFIILPGKALSPQINTKTYWNELIVVCALLAFSLVVFSLFVVYRNRDHMKSMLKEGECPNIQQKKPRIGGKPAENLPLNGNTVTASASDHKGYQTLNDNYICSTPPHECSSPDNSKSFSETEKRPLNFRESHVEISPSCPRPRVRLGSEIKDSIV encoded by the exons ATGCGAAGGAGAGGACAACCAGGAGTTTCTCAGTCGACGGGGTTTTCAACTTTACCTCTCTCCTGCTCAGTAAAGAAGACAACAAGCTGTATGTCGGTGCTCGAGAAACTCTCTTTGCTCTGAACCTCAGTGATATCAGCGCAGTCAAGTTACAAAGAAAT CTCACATGGAGCACTCCTGACAGAAAAAGAGACGAGTGCAGTTTCAAAGGCAAAGACCTGAAG ACTGATTGCTTCAACTACATCAAGATTCTACTTCGTATGAACAGCACTCATCTGTACGTGTGTGGAACGTATGCCTTCAGCCCCATCTGTGCATACATA AACACTGTAGATTTCTCCCTCGTCAAGAGTGACAACGGTGAAATTGTAACAGAGGATGGCCGAAGCCGCTGCCCTTTCAACCCTGAGTACAAGTCCACGGCCATCATGGCTG ATGGAGAGCTGTACGCTGGTACAGTGAGTAATTTCCAAGGAAACGAACCCATCATTTACAAGACTCTAAGCCAAGGAACTGCTCTCAAAACAGAAAACTCCCTGAACTGGCTTCAAG ACCCAGCCTTTGTTGGCTCTGCCTACATACAGGAGAGCCTGCCTAAGGGCAACCTTGTGGGCGATGATGATAAGATTTACTTCTTCTTCAGTGAAGCGGGAAAGGAGTTTGATTTCTTTGACAACACCATTGTGTCACGTATCGCTCGCGTGTGTAAG GGTGACATGGGAGGAGAGAGGGTCCTGCAGAAGAAATGGACAACATTCCTGAAGGCCCAGCTCTTGTGTTCTCTGCCTGATGATGGCTTCCCCTTCAACATTATCCAGGACATGTTTGTGCTGACTCCAAGCCCCGAGGACTGGAAGAATACAGTGTTTTATGGAGTTTTCACATCTCAGTG GTACAAGGGTGCTTCAGGAAGCTCTGCAGTGTGTTCCTTTACTATGGACCAGGTTGAGAAGGCGTTTAATGGCCGATACCGAGAGGTCAACAGAGAAACCCAGCAGTGGTACACCTACAACCATCAGGTCCCTGAGCCTCGGCCTGGAGCG TGCATAAACAATGCTGCAAGGGAGGAAGGAATCTCCTCTTCACTGCACATGCCGGACAAGGTGCTGAATTTTGTCAAAGACCACTTCCTGATGGACAATGTGATCCGTAGCCAGCCTCTCCTTCTGAAGCGTAATGTTCGCTACACTCAGATCGCCGTCCATCGAGTCCAGGCAGCGAAGAAGGCCTATAATGTGCTCTTCATCGGCACAG ATGATGGGAGACTTCATAAAGCCATTAATGTTAAAAACAAGATGCACATCATTGAGGAGATGGTGCTTTTCCGTGACGCCCAACCAGTGCAACACATTGAACTGGACTCTGAGAAG GGTCGGCTCTATGTTTCCTCTTTCTCTGAACTCGTGGAGGTCCCAGTAGCTAACTGCAGTAATTATCAGAGCTGTGGGGAGTGCATCCTCTCCAGGGATCCTTACTGTGCCTGGAACGGGAGGCAGTGTGTGGATATCAGACAGTCTCCATCAAGCAA GATGCAGCAGGATGTGGATGAAGCAGACACATTAGCTATTTGCAACAAAACAGTGCCTAGCCCACGGTTTGCTAAACCTCCACCTACAC GAATGTCTTCATGCCAGGTGATCATTATACCAGCCAACACCTTCAAAGTCCTGCCTTGCAAGCTGCGCTCCAATTTAGCTGAAAGGAAGTGGGAATTCAGTGAGAGTGCAGGTCACTTTCATTACCCCAGTCCGGAGGGGGGGCTCGTAGTGGTAGCTCAGGCTGACAGGCAGGAAACCTACGAGTGCTGGTCGGTGGAAGAAGGCTTCAGGCAGCTTTTGGCGAACTACTGCGTGAGGGGAGAGGCCAAGCAGGAGAGCACCACTCTGACAGGCCGCTCACATACGCCGCAGATCTCCCAGGAGGAGTTCATCATTTTACCTGGGAAGGCCCTCTCGCCGCAGATCAACACTAAGACCTACTGGAACGAGCTGATCGTGGTGTGTGCCCTGCTGGCGTTTTCCCTGGtggttttctctttatttgtggTCTACAGGAACCGCGACCACATGAAATCCATGCTCAAGGAGGGAGAATGCCCTAACATCCAACAGAAGAAACCCAGAATAGGGGGGAAACCTGCAGAGAACTTACCGCTCAATGGCAACACAGTGACTGCATCTGCGTCAGATCATAAGGGCTACCAGACCCTTAATGACAACTACATCTGCAGCACTCCGCCACACGAGTGCTCATCGCCCGACAACAGCAAGAGCTTCTCAGAGACAGAAAAGAGACCTCTGAACTTCAGAGAAAGTCATGTAGAGATTTCTCCCTCATGCCCACGGCCACGAGTGAGACTGGGTTCGGAGATTAAGGACTCTATAGTGTGA